The genomic interval ACGGCTCCGCTACTATCTTTCGGGAGGCTACGAGCGTGAGAACGGCATTCAGATGAACAACTACTGGGAGCGGATCTCCGCGCGGCTGAATGTCGACTACAAGGTGGCCAACTCGCTGACCGTCGGCACGCGGATCTATCTGGCCCGTTTGCGCGGCAACCCCTATACGGAGTCCTTCCCCTGGGTCTCGATCCCCTACATGAGCATCTATGACGAGGACGGCGAATTTTCGGCCATTCCTTCGGGTATCGACTTCTCGGGGGCCAATCCCGTGGCCGACATCGCCTACCACCACCAGAAACAGTCGGACCTGGTGGCCAACGGCGACCTGTTCATCGACTGGGAGATCGTCAAGGGGCTGAAACTCAACCTGACGGGTTCGGCACAGCTCGGCGGCGGCTATGACGACAACTTCTCCGAGGCCAATACGCTGGGGCGCTCCCCGACGAAGGACAGCTATACCAAGGCGCTCGATTACGGCGAGCAGTACACCTTCACGGCGACGCTCTCCTACGGGAAACTCTTCGCCGGGAAACACGACCTGCGGGTGATGGTGGGTTACGAGGCCAAGAGTGCCCAGTTGGCCGATCTTTCGGCGACGGCTTCCGACTTCCCGATCAACGATCCCGAGTCGTTCGCCCTCTCGACGAACCCCACCAAGAGCGCTTCGGGAGCCCTGAGCGAGGACCGCTTCCTCTCGCAGTTCGCACGTCTGAACTACGCCTACGACAACCGTTACCTGCTGACGATGAACGTCCGTCGCGATGGCTCGCCCAAGTTCGGACCGAAGAACCGCTGGGGTGTCTTCCCTTCGGTGTCGGTCGGCTGGAAGATCTCCGAGGAGCCCTTCTTCAAGGCGTGGAATGTTGAATGGGTGTCGATGATCAAGCCGCGCTTCAGCTGGGGTATCCTCGGCAACGACCAGGCGCTGAACGCCTTTGCCTACATGGCGGCGTTCCAGAACGTCACGAGCCACTCGTTCGACGGAACCTCGGCCGTCGGGGGCTACAACAACATCAAGGTCGTCAATGAGGACATCCGGTGGGAGTCGATCTACACGACCGACGTGGGTCTCGACGTGGACCTCTTCCGCAACCGCCTGTCGATCTCGTTCGACTGGTATCAGCGCATCACCCGCGACATGATCTACGCCCTTTCGGTCCCCAACTCTTCGGGAATCACCTCGCCGTCGTCGCTGACCGGCATGAGCACCATGCCCGTGAACCTCGGACGGATCGACAACCGCGGCTGGGAACTGCTTGTCAATTACCGCAATAACATCGGTTACTTCAACTATGCGATCAGCGGCAACATCTCGCAGAACCGCAACAAGGTGGTGGATCTGGGGCTCACCAATGCGGCGATTTACGGCGGCGGCGGACACCCCAATACGGGCCCGAGCCCCTGCAAGACGGTCAACGGACAACCCATCAGCCAGTTCTGGGGGCTGAAGACCGACGGCATGATCACCTCCCAGGAGGAGATCGACGCCCTCAATGCCAGGGCGCAGGCCAACGGGTATGACTATTACCACCAGCGCCTGACCGGGGTGGGCGACCTCAAATATGTCGATCTGAACGGCGACGGGACGATCAACGACGACGACTGCACCTTCATCGGCAATCCGTGGCCGACGCTGCAGTACGGCTTCAACATCTCGCTCGAATGGCGCGGCATCGACTTCGCGGCCGATTTTACGGGAATTGCCGGGAACGACGTGCTGAACCTTGCACGATCCTATACCGAGAGCGTGCAGGAGAGTTCCAATACGACCTCCGAGGTCTTCGGGGCCTCGTTCTTCCTCGGCAACGGCCTCACGGACCGCCCGCGGATCATGGGGCTCGATGCCGACAACGGAAACGCCCCGGTCAAGGACCCCAACTACAACTACCGGAAATACTCCGACTACTTCATCGAGGACGGCTCCTACCTGCGGCTGAAGAACATCACCCTGGGGTACACCTTCCCGCGGCGCTGGACCCGGCGTGCGAAGATCGACCGGTTGCGGATCTACGTCTCGGCGACGAACCTCTGGACGATTACCGGTTTCTCGGGCCTCGACCCCGAATTCTCGAACACCACGAAAACCGCATACGGCGTCTATTACGGCACGACCTATCCGCAGACCCGGATGATCTCCTTCGGTCTGGACCTGAGTTTCTAAACGACTGCGAATCATGAAAAAGCTATTCCGAAAAATACGTCTCTCCACGGTGGCGTGTGCCGCCGCGGCAGCGACCGCCTGCGGCAGCGACTGGCTGGAACTGAGTGATCCCAACTCGTTGTCGCCGAGTAATTTCCCGACGAAGATCGAACATGTCGACCTGCTGGTCAATTCGGTTTACGGGGTGCAGCACCACTGGTGCTTCCTCGGGAACTATTGGGCCGGGTACGTGATGTACTGCCTCGACCACACGATCGACATGCTCTGGCACGAGGATCCGGGGTGGATCGACATCTGTGCCGGGGAGGTGAAGGTCGGCAACAACAAGGTCACCGATCCCTGGACGGCGCTGAGCCTCGGGGTCTACTACGCCAATACGGCGCTGGAGCAGATCGAGGCCTATCGGGCCTCGGCTCCCGACTCCGAGACCGAGGCGCTGAACAACTACGAGGGCGAGTGCCTCTTCTTCCGGGCCTACTACTGGTGGCACATGCTCTCGCTCTACGGGCAGCCCGACAGCGAAGGGGTCGGGATTCCGATCGTCCGCAAGGTCCCCAAGACCCTGGAGGAGATGTACATCGGTCGGGAGAAGACCGGCGACTGCTACCGGGCGATCATCGAGGATCTGGATGCCGCCGTGGGGCTTCTCACGCAGACCGATCCGCATCGTGTGACGCTGTGGGCCGCCAAGGCCTTCCGGGCCAAGGCGTGTCTCTTCGCCGGGGAGACCGAACTGGCCAAGACCTACCTGAAGGATTGCATCGACAACAGCGGCAAGACCCTGGAGTCGTTCGAGCGCTACCGCATGATGTTCAACGGTTACGACGAGTACGAGTACAACAGCGAGTCGTTCTACGAAGTGGGCAACCGGGCCGACCCGACGAGCGGTGCGGCCTACGGAAGTCCCAATACCGGTTCGACGCTGTCGCTCTACTACCCGCCCTTCTGCATCGCGCCCGACGGGACGCGCACGGCGATGTCCTACGGCAACCAGTACATGCACGACCGCAACCTGATCCGCTTCGGCTATACGGATCCCGCTCCGCAGTCCTCCGCGGTGATGAAGTCGCGCGAGGGTGAGGGCGGCGAGACGGAGTATTACCTCGACGAGGATTATCTGGCCCTGCAGCAGAAGCACCGCGACGAACTCGGCCGTGAGGAGAACGGTCCCGATCCGCGGCTGTACGTCTGTGCCCTGCAGCCCTTTATCGACGAGGTGCAGATGACCATCGACGGGGTGAATGACTCGCGGAAGGTCGCACAGGTCGATTTCGGCAAGTGGTGGGAGGACACCTCCAAGACGACGGGCAACGATCCCGAAACCTTCTACGGCTGGCCGGTCCGCAAGTACAACTTCCTCGAAGGACATCTGCTCGATGCCACGCGCAACGTCGCCGGTTACAACATCTATTTCATCCGGTTGCCGGAGATCTACCTGATGTACGCCCTGTTGGTGAAGGACTCGGACCCGGCGACCGCGCTGGAGTATGTGAACAAGGTGCACCGCCGGGCCTACAACTATCCGGTGGACGGAGCCTCGCCCGTGGACTATGCGTCGCTCGGGGACCGGACCCGGACGGCCGACGAGACGGATCATCTGGCCAACGACCCGCTGCTGTACGAATTGTGGGCCGAGGTGTTCGGCGAGATGCGCTGGTGGGAGTATGTGCGTCTGCTGGACCTGGGCGAGCAGGAGAAGGACTTTTACAAGACGATCTCCGGGCCGGGCGCCTCGAAGACGAATATCGTCTGGAAGGATACGAACTACGCCATGCCGATTCCGACCTCGGAGTTCGAGACGAATCCCAATCCGGAGATGGTGCAGACACCCGGGTACTGATTTTTCAAGTATTGATTCTTTTGGAGCGATTTTGGGGTGAAAAACACCCCTGCGGCAATCTTCTGCCGCAGGGGTGTTTTTTTATCGGGAGGCCGGTTCCGGATGGAGCGAATCCGATATTGTCTTGTCTCTTCTCTTCCCGGCCCGTTCAGCCGATGAGTTTCAGCAGTCGGCTCTCCGCCGTGTCGGGGAAAAGCCGCCGGAAATGGGTGTGGATGCGTTCGAACGATTCGGAAGGGCTTCGGTCGACGGCGAGTCCTCCGTAAAGCGTCTCCGGAGTCGTGTAGCGGGCTACACCCCAGCCGTAGGGGTTGCCGTGGCGGTCGATGTTGTACTCGAAGTCCGCAATCACGAGACGCATCTCCATCTGCAGGCGTGTCAGAATCGGGTCCAGCGAGATCTTTTCATCCTCCGGGACCTCGGACGTGAGGTCTCTCGCGGAGCGTTTGCCGCGTCCCCGGGCAAAGCCGAGCATCCGGCGCAACTCCTGGATGGTGGCCGAGCCTTCAACCTGGATGGTCTGCAGCACCACGTCGTCCAGGGCGGCCGTGTCCTCGTTGGGCGCCAGCAGCCGCGAACGCCGGTAATTGGCCCAGTCGGGCAGCCATTCGCGGCTGACGAAGCCCGCTTTGCGGTTGAAGAATTTGCCGTAGGCGCAGTGCCCCTCGCGGATCACGGGGCCTTTCCACTCCCAGGCTCCCTCCTCGTCGCTGAACCAATGCTCCGGAGCAATCATCTCCTCGATCGAGAACCCGGCGATCCCGCACCGGAAAAAGGGTAGAAATCCGAGTTCGAGGCAGCGCTCCTCGATGTCGGATGAACTGTTCAAAAGTCGTTTCATAACGCTTGGCTTTATCTTTGTCGGGATGATTGCGGCGGCGGGGTTCTCCAACGGTCGGATTCCTCCCTTGCGAATCACCTCCCGCAGATGAACTGTCGATAAGTTGCTGCCCGCCTTCCGCTGTCTGCTGCCCGCCTTCCGCTGTCTGCTGCCCGCGGCCCGTCTGCTGTCCGCCGGACGGGCTGCGGAGCCTCTACTTGACGACGATCAGGTCCACACCGGCCTCTTCGAGCGCCGCGGACATCTGTTCGGAGACCCTGGCGTCGGTCACGATCACATCCACATCCTCCAGCGAACCGATACGCCCGAAGCCGCGCTGCCCGAATTTCGAGGAGTCGGCCAATACGATCGTCTTCGAGGCCGAAGCCATCATCCGGCGCGTCAACTGCGCCTCCTCGATGGTCGATGTGGTGATCCCGTGTTCGAGATCGATACCGTCGACCCCGAAGAAGAGTTTCGAACAGATGCAGTCCTCAAGCCCCCGGGCCGTTTCGCCGCCCAGGACCGAGAGGGATTTCTTGTGTATCGTACCGCCCAGCTGCACGACATTGACATTCTCGACATCGTTGAACAGAACCCCGAGCCGCAGGAACGGCGTCACGATGTTCAGGTGGTGCCACGGTCGCATCCGAATCTCCTCGGCAAAGGCATAAATCGTCGACCCCGAGGCCACGATCACCGAATCGCTGTCGTCCAGCAGCTCCACGGCTCGCCGAGCAATGGCTCGTTTGGCTTCGCGGTTGATGTTGTCCTTGACATGCACGTCCAGATCCGCCACATGCGGATTGGCCGGACGGGCACTCCCGTGTACTTTGTAGAGAAGTCCCTTGCTTTCGAGGATCTTCACATCCTTGCGGATGGTGACCTTCGTCACGCCCAGTTCATTGGCAATATCCGTAATGCGCACGAATCCGTGTGCATTCAGCGTGTCGAGAATGTATTTGTGCCGTTCGGCGATGCTCAACATGGTTCCGTCATTAAAAAGTGCAACAAAAGGTTGTCAAAGGCAAATATACGCAAAGGTGAGCGCAGAGGCAAACGAAAACGGAGTTTTCAGGTTTGACTGTGCCGAACCGCATCCTATGTTCTGTAAATATAGTGAAAGGTGAGCGCAGAGGCAAACGAAAACGGAGTTTTCAGGTTTGACTGTGCCGAACCGCATCCTATGTTCTGTAAATATAGTGAAAGGTGAGCGCAGAGGCAAACGAAAACGGAGTTTTCAGGTTTGACTGTGCCGAACCGCATCCTATGTTCTGTAAATATAAAATCAGCGGCATAAATCGCAGCCTTCCCGCTCTGCGCTCTGCGGAAGGGCTACCGGTCTCCGGACTCCGTGGCGTAGCCGTCGGCCCGGGCATCCCACATCAGCAGGAAAATCACCATGCCGATCAGTGCCATGCCGAGAATCCCCACATAGGCCCAGCTCCACCCGTAGTGCTGGGCTACGAATCCCAGTCCCACGCCCGTCGCGCTGCGGAAAGCCCGTGACAAGACGGTTTTATGGCCTCTTTTTAGCCGAGAGACAATCCGTCGTTTTCTTTTTTTTGATCGTCTCTTTTTCTTGCTTTACTTTCGAGATATTTTATGGAATATTTTCTTTTTGTGATATTTTATGGTTGTTTAATTTTGCATTTTATTTCTTTTTTACTTTCTTTGCAGTTGGAAGTGCTCCCGATTCATAAAATTCATCAACAATAATGTCCGGTATCATGTTGTGTGACGGGGCTTGCGGTAGGGCGGAAATTCAGGTGTGACCTGCGGATACGGATTCGGACCCCCTGTTGTAAAATCGGGAAACCCGCAAAATACATGGAATTGAAACATGCTGAATTTTTTTTTGTGATATTTTTGTGCCGTTATTTGCAGTGCAAAGGGAAGCAGATAAGTGAAAATGTTAATCCAATAAACCCGATTTGTATGATGAAGAAACGACCCTCTTTTCCGTTCGGCTGAGAACGCCGACCCCTTTTCCATTGATCGATGACCATTGCAAACCATGAACCATTAAAACAAACCATGTTGAAACTTCTTACTTCTATGATAGAACGCTGGAGCGTTGTCTGTACGAAGGGTTGTGTGCTGCTGTTGCTGGGTGCACTGACGGCGCCGCTTCACGGCATCGCGGCAAATGGTGAAGTGTTCGAATCTGTCGAGCGTAATATCCGGATCTCGGGTGTCGTCAGGGACAGCGAGGGAAATCCGCTCGTCGGTGCGACGCTTATCGTCGAGGGTACGACCCAGGGTACCAGCACCGGTGCGAACGGTGAATACTCCCTGACCGTGCCCTCGAAGGCCCGGATCATCTGCTCGTATCTGGGATTCAACTCCGTAACGCAGGAGGTCGGAACCCGTACCCGGCTGGATTTCACCTTGGAGGCCTCGGCCAACAGCATCGAGGATGTCGTCGTGACGGCCCTCGGTATCACCCGCAAGGAGAAGAGCCTCGGGTACGCCGTGTCGAAAATCGGCGAGGATGACATCACGAACAGCGCCAGCGGAAACTGGCTGAGCGGGATGGCCGGCAAGGTCGCCGGTCTGAACCTGGACCAGTCGTCGGCCGGCCCCGGCGGATCGGTGCGTGTGACGCTGCGCGGCGAAGGGTCTCTCTCCTACAACAACAATACGGCGCTTTTCGTCGTTGACGGCGTGCCCATCGGCAACGGCATGGAGGGAAACTCCACCTCCGGCTCCTACGAGTCGGACGACGCCCCGATCGACTACGGCAACGGCGCCGGAGACATCAACCCCGAGGATGTCGAGAGCATCTCCATCCTCAAGGGCCCCGCCGCAACGGCCCTCTATGGTTCGCGGGCCGCCAACGGTGCCGTGATTATCACGACGAAGTCCGGCCGTCAGCAGCGGGGCATCGGCGTGACCTACTCCACGTCGGTCACCTTCGACAAGGCAGGCTATTGGCCCGATTTCCAGTATGAATACGGCGCCGGGGACTTCCGCAAGACCACCATCAACACGGGCCATACATCCGACGGCCTGAGCCCCGACGAGTATTCGTTCTATACCGTGGATGCCGAGCATTCGGATACCGGCGTGCGCATCCCGACCTTCCACTCCCGCTATCAGTTCGGCGAGAAGATCAACGGGCAGATGCGCTACATGTACGCCTCGTATGATCCCGAAACCGACACCTATACGCGGCTTCCCTACGAGGTGTGCGACTGGTACAAGGGCTTCTTCCGCACGGGCGTCACCTACACCAACAGCGTGGCGATCGATGCCAGCGACGGCCGCGGTTCGCAGCTCCGACTCTCGATCAAGGATACGCGCAACGACTGGATCGTACCCAATACGGGATTCAATACGCAGAACATCAGCTTCTCGGCTTCCAGCAAGCGGAACAAGTGGATCGAGGCGTCGGTCAAGATGACCTACTACCGCAAGAATTCGGACAACCTGCCCGTCGGTGGTTACAGCAACTCCTCGCCGCTGAAGACACTGCTCTGGCAGCCGGTCAGCGCCTCGGTGGACGATGCCTACAACGAGTGGGCGAGCGGCCGTCTGGTCGACTACTACTCGGGGGCCGATACCTCGATGAAGCTCATCAACGGGTCGATGGACAACCCCTATTTTATCGTGTACGAATGCCTCAATACACAGTCCCGCGACCGCGTGTACGGCAATGCGAGCGTGACGGGGCACATCATCCCCGACAAGCTGTCGCTGACGCTGCGCTCGGGTCTGGACTTCAGCAACGACTTCCGCACCCAGCAGAAACCCCAGTACACCCACGCCTACCTCGACGGCATGTACCGTGAACAGACCATCCGTTCGCTGGAGATCAACAACGATTTTCTGCTCAACTACCACGACACCTTCGGGGACTTTGCGCTCAATGCCTCGTTCGGCGGCAACAACATGGTCTACAAGTACAGCAATATCCGGCTGACGGCCCAGCAGCTTGAGGAGCCCAACGTCTTCATTCTCCAGAATGTCAACGGAACGCTCGACTTCTCGTCCGTGCGTCGCATGAAGTCGATCAACTCCTTCTACGGCTTCGTCTCGCTGAGCTGGCGCGACATGCTTTTCCTCGACATTACGGGCCGCAACGACTGGTCGTCGACGCTGGCCCCGGGTTACAACTCCTATTTCTATCCGTCGGTGAGCGCCAGCGTGTTGCTCGACGAGGTGCTGGGAATCAAGCAGAAGGCCGCGTGGATCGACATGCTGAAGATCCGCGGCTCGTGGGCCAACGTCGGTAACGACACCGAACCCTATCAGTTGCTGGCCGCCTACTCGAACTCCTCGGTCTTCACCGGGGCCTATACGCTTCCGAGCTCGACCAAGAACATGCGGCTGAAGCCCGAGAACGTCGAGAGCTGGGAGGTGGGTGTCGAAGGGCACTTCTTCAAGAACCGCATCTCGTTCGACGTGGCCTATTACGATTCGGAGACCACCGATCAGATCATCAACGTCCCCTCCGACTGGGCGACGGGCGCCTCGTCGATGGTCATCAATGCGGGTTGCGTGCGCAACAACGGCGTGGAGGTGGCCATGCATTTCCGCCCGATTGAGCACCGGAACTGGAGCTGGAACATCGACGTCAACTGGTCGAAGAACTGGAACGAACTGGTCGAGTTGGCTCCGGGCGTCAATGTCTGGCAGCTCAACGCCAACAACACCATCGGCAGCAAGGTTTTCATTTATGCCTATCCGGGTACGGAGCTGGGACGCATCTACGGTTACGGACTCCAGACGGCGCCCGAAGGGGCCTTCTACTACGACGAGCAAGGCCGCAAGATCGACTGCTCGGGGCAGGACATCGTCGACGCCGAAACCGGCAACCCGATTCTCGACGGTACGAACCTGAAGGATCTGGGCAGCATCTATCCGCAGTGGAAGGGCGGCTTCACGACCTCGCTCCGCTACAAGAACCTCTCGCTGACGGCCTCGTTCGCAGCCTCCTACGGCGGCAAGGCCTACTCGCTGACCAATTCGATCCTCTCCTACATGGGCAAGCTGACCAATTCGCTCGAAGGCCGCTACGACGGGCTGATCCATCCGGGCGTCAATGTTGCCGAGGACGGAACCTACTCGAAGAACACGACCATCACCACCGATGCGGTTGACTACTACAATACGGTGATCTACCCGCGTGCCAATACCGAATCGAACGTTTTCGACACCTCCTACCTCAAGATGAAGGAGCTGCGCATCGAGTATTCCTTGCCGCGGAGCCTCTGCGCCAAGACGAGGGTATTCCAGAGCGCCTCGATCTCGTTCTTCGCCACGAACCTCTTCTGCATCACCAACTTCCCGCAGTACGATCCCGAAGTGGCGTCGCTCTCCGGTTCGTCGCTCTACCGGGGTGTGGAGACGGGTGCCTATCCCATGGTGCGCTCCTATGGTTTCAGCCTTAAGCTCGGATTCTAAAACAGGACAAAAAGATGAAGACTATGAAATATCTGATGCTCGGAATGGCGCTGCTGCTCTCCCTCGGAAGCTGCACGACGAAGTTCGACGAGTACAATACCAATCCCAACGAGATGGATCTCTGGAATATCGGTCCTTCGGGGATGCTCCAGCAGCTGCTCTACTCCGGGACCGAGGTTTTCCTCTATCGGACGTGGCTGCTGAACGGCGAGTTGATCCAATATACGTTTGCCGGGTCGGGCAACAACACCTACCACCGCTATGTGATCGCCAATTCGGTGGGTTCGTCGGCCTGGTCGAACCTCTACCGCCAGGCTGCCAATGCCGACCACATGCGCCTGCTGGCCATCCAGCGCGAGAGCCCCAACTACGAGGCCGTGGCCGTTACACTGCGCACGCTGCTGATCTCCAACGTGATCGACATCTTCGGCGATGCTCCCTATACGGAGGCGTTCAAGGGCCCCTCGGAGGGAATCAGCCAGCCGAAATTCGACCGGCAGGAGGATGTCTACCGCGCACTGATGGCCGATTACGAGTATGCCAATTCGCTCTACGACACCTCGGCGGCGTTCGAAAACCCCGAACGCGACCTGCTCTACGGCGGCGACGTGGCCAAATGGCAGAAATTCAACAATTCGCTCTACTTGCGCCTGCTCATGCGTCTGAGCAACCGCGATGACGTGCTGGGGGTGTCGGAGAAGATCAACGAGATCTTCTCGTCGCCCGCGCGCTATCCGATTTTCACCTCGAACGACGACAACGCCACGATGTATTACGACGCTGTGGAGCCCTTCGTCAACTACTTCGGTTCGCGGCTGGAGACCCAGTTCACGACCTCTACGGGACGGCGCCCGGCCGAGCAGATCATCAACATGATGAAGGAGACCGGTGACCCGCGTATCAGCATCTGGTTCCGCCAACCGTCGGGCGCCGACGGCTGGAAGGGCGGCCAGAGCGGCATTGAGGCCCAGGAGGCCGACCTCACGGGCGTGGCGAATCTCAACAAGACGAATCTCGGCGAGTACGATTCGCCCTATGCGCTGATGAAGTACGACGAGGTGCTCTTCATCCAGGCTGAGGCGATGCAGCGGGGTTGGGTGGCCGGAGATGCCGCTGCGACCTATCAGCAGGCCATCCGGGCCTCCATCGAGTTCTGGCACGGCGTCGACAAGACGGGGCTGAACATCACCGACCGGGTCATCGAGAACTTCCTGGCCAACGTGCCCTACGACGGAACGCTGAAGACGATCCTTGATCAGAAGTATGTGGCGCTCTTCTGGGTGGGATTCGAGGCCTGGGCTGACTACCGGCGGACGGGGTATCCCGAGTTGGTCATCGGTACGGGAACCTTCAACGACCACATCCTGCCCCGGCGTCTGGTCTATCCGACCAACACCATGGAGACCAACCGCGAAAACTACGAAGAGGTGCTGGCCCGCCTGCGCAACGTCTACGGCGGCGATGACGACATGAAGACTCCGCTGTGGTGGTCGCTGGAGGCCGTCGAGCGGGGAATCCGATAAACCCAAAGAATGCTAAAGCACATGAAAACACGATCATATATTTGGAACAGAACCTTTTGGCGGACCTTGCTGCTGCTGATAGCGGGTGTGATGTTCGCCGGTTGCGAGAAGGACGATACGGCAGAGAAGTATCTCTACCTGCTTGATCCCGACCGGAACCCCCTGGAGGAGCTCTCCTATGGCGTCAGTGGCGGGATGCAGGATTTTCTGATGTACTCGAATTATGGCCACTGGCAGCTGGTGCCCACCTATGCCGAGGATGCGGAGTGGATCTCCTTCTGGCCCACCGAAGGGGTCGGGGACGCCCGTTTCTCGACGCTCGTCAAGGAGAATAAGAGCGCTTACAGGCGTTACGGCGAGTTGAACGTCGTGGTCGACGGCGAGTCGGTCATGGTGCTGAAGTTCAGCCAGGAAGCCGCCGAGCCCGTGCTGGAGATCGACATGGGCGATGCCGGCAAGACCGTGTCGGTCAAGGGCGAAAGCTTCACGGTCAACGTGACGTCGAATGTCGACTGGGTGGCCGAACTGGTCGATCCCGAGGATGCTTCGTGGGTGAGCATCGGGGAGTTTACCGACCACACGCAGACCTTTGTCTGTGCACCCAATGAGGGCGATGTCGCCCGGGAAGCCCGCATCCGCATCCAGGCGTACGGGACCTCGCTGTCGCGCGAGTTCGTGATCTATCAGGCCGACCGGACCACGGCTTTCGAAAACGCTGAACAGATCTCGCTCTCCGAACTGCTGGCGATGGGCGAGGGCAAGATCTCCGAGAACGTCTATGTCGTGGGAAGCGTCATCAGCGACCGCACGACGCGCAACTACCCCGTGGCCTACGGGAAGAATGGCGAAAATCCCGCCAATACGATGTTCATCCAGGATGCCACCGCAGGCCTGTGGATCGAGTTCGAGAATGAGGCGGACAATACTTATGATTTGAACGATCGGGTGACCATTCACATGTACGGTCAGATCATCGCCCGCGACACCTATACGAACGGCCTGAAGATCGACCGGTTGTCGTCGTCGGCCGTGCAGTCGTCCGAACCGGGCCCGGCGGTCGAGCCGATCGTGCTGGACGACGTGTCGCAACTCTCGCAGTACGAAAACCGGCTGGTGACGCTCAGTAACGTGGAGTTCGCGCTGCCCTACGGTACGCTGGTCAACATCAACGAATCGGGTTACCTGGGTGTGGAACAGGGCGCGGCATACCAGGCTTCGGCCGATTACAACGACCTGACGATCGAGTACGGCCACTACGTGCGCGACGCACACGGCAACACGACGAAGCTCTACACCACGTGGTCGTTCACCGAACGGGCGCTGTCGATGATGCCCGAGGGTGCGGGCGACATCACGGGAATCGTCAACAAACGCTACAAGTGCGACGTCTACGACGGCCGCGACGAGAGCCGCCGCAAGGTGGAGTCGTGGTGCATCCGCATCCGCCGCGAGTCGGACATCACCAACTTCGATGCCGATCCCGCCACGCGCCTTTCGAAGACGATCATGCAGATCGGGCCGTGGACCGACAACAAGGGGGCGCTGCCGACCGTCATGGCCTCCGTCGGTCAAGGGCAGCTCAAG from uncultured Alistipes sp. carries:
- a CDS encoding TonB-dependent receptor; amino-acid sequence: MEKFDLTRVSRRVFLVLLLLCGIPGAVWADGISDDPDTAADRQLPDRTITGTVSDEQGNPLIGATIVVKDAPTMNGTITGPDGSFSLTVPARSTLLVTYVGYKSLRFPVLNRSNLKIVLEEENERLDNVVVVGYGTQEKSDLTGSIASVKAADIKNLPARSVAEALQGKVAGVMVTKTSGKPGASSDIVIRGVGSINGLNPLFVIDGVACDNNSEYNLNDIESIEVIKDASAAAIYGSRAAGGVVLITTKKGSYNTKAKLSFTSHVGVRQYTDMYRMLGTEDYIRVMKELGVSYPIWDNPAALPDTDWVDEIYQPGIEQSYNLSLTGGSERLRYYLSGGYERENGIQMNNYWERISARLNVDYKVANSLTVGTRIYLARLRGNPYTESFPWVSIPYMSIYDEDGEFSAIPSGIDFSGANPVADIAYHHQKQSDLVANGDLFIDWEIVKGLKLNLTGSAQLGGGYDDNFSEANTLGRSPTKDSYTKALDYGEQYTFTATLSYGKLFAGKHDLRVMVGYEAKSAQLADLSATASDFPINDPESFALSTNPTKSASGALSEDRFLSQFARLNYAYDNRYLLTMNVRRDGSPKFGPKNRWGVFPSVSVGWKISEEPFFKAWNVEWVSMIKPRFSWGILGNDQALNAFAYMAAFQNVTSHSFDGTSAVGGYNNIKVVNEDIRWESIYTTDVGLDVDLFRNRLSISFDWYQRITRDMIYALSVPNSSGITSPSSLTGMSTMPVNLGRIDNRGWELLVNYRNNIGYFNYAISGNISQNRNKVVDLGLTNAAIYGGGGHPNTGPSPCKTVNGQPISQFWGLKTDGMITSQEEIDALNARAQANGYDYYHQRLTGVGDLKYVDLNGDGTINDDDCTFIGNPWPTLQYGFNISLEWRGIDFAADFTGIAGNDVLNLARSYTESVQESSNTTSEVFGASFFLGNGLTDRPRIMGLDADNGNAPVKDPNYNYRKYSDYFIEDGSYLRLKNITLGYTFPRRWTRRAKIDRLRIYVSATNLWTITGFSGLDPEFSNTTKTAYGVYYGTTYPQTRMISFGLDLSF
- a CDS encoding RagB/SusD family nutrient uptake outer membrane protein codes for the protein MKKLFRKIRLSTVACAAAAATACGSDWLELSDPNSLSPSNFPTKIEHVDLLVNSVYGVQHHWCFLGNYWAGYVMYCLDHTIDMLWHEDPGWIDICAGEVKVGNNKVTDPWTALSLGVYYANTALEQIEAYRASAPDSETEALNNYEGECLFFRAYYWWHMLSLYGQPDSEGVGIPIVRKVPKTLEEMYIGREKTGDCYRAIIEDLDAAVGLLTQTDPHRVTLWAAKAFRAKACLFAGETELAKTYLKDCIDNSGKTLESFERYRMMFNGYDEYEYNSESFYEVGNRADPTSGAAYGSPNTGSTLSLYYPPFCIAPDGTRTAMSYGNQYMHDRNLIRFGYTDPAPQSSAVMKSREGEGGETEYYLDEDYLALQQKHRDELGREENGPDPRLYVCALQPFIDEVQMTIDGVNDSRKVAQVDFGKWWEDTSKTTGNDPETFYGWPVRKYNFLEGHLLDATRNVAGYNIYFIRLPEIYLMYALLVKDSDPATALEYVNKVHRRAYNYPVDGASPVDYASLGDRTRTADETDHLANDPLLYELWAEVFGEMRWWEYVRLLDLGEQEKDFYKTISGPGASKTNIVWKDTNYAMPIPTSEFETNPNPEMVQTPGY
- a CDS encoding DeoR/GlpR family DNA-binding transcription regulator → MLSIAERHKYILDTLNAHGFVRITDIANELGVTKVTIRKDVKILESKGLLYKVHGSARPANPHVADLDVHVKDNINREAKRAIARRAVELLDDSDSVIVASGSTIYAFAEEIRMRPWHHLNIVTPFLRLGVLFNDVENVNVVQLGGTIHKKSLSVLGGETARGLEDCICSKLFFGVDGIDLEHGITTSTIEEAQLTRRMMASASKTIVLADSSKFGQRGFGRIGSLEDVDVIVTDARVSEQMSAALEEAGVDLIVVK